From the Bombus pascuorum chromosome 7, iyBomPasc1.1, whole genome shotgun sequence genome, one window contains:
- the LOC132908950 gene encoding PHD finger protein 20 isoform X1 has product MKRRRVASHVKRISLVRTMRMARKCCVRSCEADVQDVRTRGLPLHKFPKDINLRNRWLTSGGFEASFKPSPGQVVCHRHFKRADYEAAKGHKLLLRKGSVPSVFADYDNHPDPVIMSVKSSTSYAQEDLDLINSEILNLEQSTSSLNSGLRTLKSNNCGETCSSRPEPSVNSFNLIDSSELLDNGCKNINVKEENVYTVKQEINKNSEIEVNSMAVQLGIVESDIAIKHIQKDLAIKEELKSMEVEDEKTFDKPEELKPKIFNRGGLKFFPGAKLEAKDFNEKWYSAKVVETDWDEREVLIRFDKWSSRFDEWIPMDSSRLRVLQTQSNEQTWNLPSQETKMKDFSMGERILATWADGRKYPAKVNAVLGNDKYDVLFDDGYTKTIKSSKMTKIATTVTKQPSQTEEYIGSKQERRDKKRKHTVMELFHTHYRKRSKNETDKLIKKEGIIVNENVECHSENKIDLDGTLFGPCYDPGTDLLRGFDTNVSKMKAYPKKSKKEASKNEIDQVEDVGPEWIDGEPQGTESYIVDGNDGPRRSIIVADRRLPPGWQKHFTQRKAGTSAGKWDVLFLHKSSGKKFRSKNDIRAFMENQGQFDFDPEKFDFCIHRKKKNQSQKVKQDIVVDTPKKIKTLLPKTKATAITENSLSVPPSTPVTTLLSTSSTSIKDGAVFIGGLRVEMEDSAYKCPKQGCSKTFRKENLLQMHIKHYHPEYSKFLGSTPNVADLAYARTIGESVEDIIPKKSNNLLEKCNKFGKRKFIQDKSLYVSSSSVTSTLQPISPTAIVPTTVETEDEVDQMEKSNDAQTDDIKMDRMSPSSSHSLDMDDEVEQKQEDTCAMSPGTLFDMKIREEKTQSGIKTLLPVRPAMSSESQRIDRSKSLDEAIHIDKIKGQRKRQLSEYSSDALNRSKRRHEFPDEYSELDDSTMDIEGTGPTTPTYRYSRRKSDSRSDENSQSSQLNDSRVEKDDPLKGNIGKKDTNDGEENEGVMMMINGEMVKVEQLRREEIINCTCGFMEEDGLMIQCDLCLCWQHGHCNAIEKEKDVPEKYVCFICRNPYRQRLSKKYFHDQDWIKEGKLPTLSSRTKNQHRVNQRIAMLKRSYDLVAALLHIQQVLHSLRVKINVAQKKDHPKLYLWAKNWEKVEVPKPNVTPVPIMEIMKVGKECTEIPSETEVKTETKFSLRDDHDEKSIASDSELMKILEEDNITPDESKINGKKEDIIHQTKSHILLDALTKNDTSEGKYTNSLPSEVKTDRDLLTNQSDIYENNVSPTTISANHIHEELNEHEMSAPLQPFIPQPEAPIDPGECRMRLIEHIEHFQHHIDAKLTFIEAEVRALEAMDPEDTSTLDVQPRTKQTVQMLVRDLNTVRKLAALC; this is encoded by the exons ATGAAGCGACGACGTGTAGCGTCGCATGTTAAAAGGATATCGCTTGTGAGAACAATGAGAATGGCGCGCAAATGTTGCGTGCGTAGCTGTGAGGCCGATGTGCAAGATGTGCGTACTAGAGGGTTACCGCTtcataaatttccaaaagatattaatttaaggAACAGATGGTTGACTAGTGGTGGATTCGAAGCGAGCTTTAAACCTTCACCAGGTCAGGTTGTTTGTCATAGACACTTCAAACGAGCTGACTACGAAGCTGCTAAAGGACATAAATTACTTCTACGTAAGGGTAGCGTTCCGTCGGTTTTTGCAGATTATGACAATCATCCAG ATCCTGTAATTATGTCTGTAAAATCATCAACTTCCTATGCGCAAGAAGATTTAGATCTTATTAATTCTGAAATTCTGAACTTAGAACAATCTACCTCTTCACTGAATTCTGGTCTCAGAACATTAAAGTCTAATAATTGTGGAGAAACATGTTCGTCTCGACCGGAACCATCAGTTAATTCCTTCAATTTAATAGATTCATCAGAATTACTTGATAATGGATGTAAGAACATTAatgtgaaagaagaaaatgtatatactGTGAAACaagagataaataaaaattcagaaatagAAGTGAATTCTATGGCAGTGCAATTAGGTATTGTTGAATCTGATATAGCAATAAAACATATACAAAAAGATTTGGCCATTAAGGAAGAATTGAAAAGTATGGAAGTGGAAGATGAAAAAACATTTGATAAACCAGAAGAACTTAAaccaaaaatttttaatcgaggTGGACTAAAATTTTTTCCCGGAGCCAAATTGGAAGCGAaagatttcaatgaaaaatg GTATTCAGCGAAAGTAGTTGAAACTGATTGGGATGAACGAGAAGTATTGATACGTTTTGACAAGTGGAGTTCAAGGTTTGATGAATGGATACCTATGGATAGTTCAAGATTACGTGTATTGCAAACACAATCAaa cgAACAAACCTGGAATCTACCATCTCA ggaaacaaaaatgaaagacTTTTCAATGGGAGAAAGGATACTTGCTACGTGGGCTGATGGTAGAAAATATCCTGCTAAAGTAAATGCCGTCTTAGGAAACG ataAATATGATGTACTGTTTGATGATGGATATACAAAGACAATTAAATCGtcaaaaatgacaaaaattgCTACAACAGTCACAAAG CAACCTAGTCAAACTGAAGAATATATAGGAAGCAAGCAAGAAAGAAGggataagaaaagaaagcatACAGTGATGGAGTTATTTCATACACATTATAGAAAACGttcaaaaaatgaaacagataaattaataaaaaaggaaggaattaTAGTTAATGAAAATGTTGAATGCCAttcggaaaataaaattgatttagaTGGAACTTTATTTGGGCCCTGCTATGATCCAGGCACAGATTTATTACGTGGGTTTGACACCAATGTGTCTAAAATGAAAGCTTATcctaaaaaaagtaaaaaggaaGCATCTAAGAATGAAATAGATCAAGTAGAAGATGTGGGTCCTGAATGGATTGATGGAGAACCTCAGGGAACTGAATCTTATATAGTGGATGGAAATGATG GACCACGTCGATCAATAATAGTTGCAGACAGAAGATTACCGCCTGGATGGCAAAAACATTTTACTCAAAGAAAAGCTGGTACATCAGCTGGAAAATGGGATGTCCTATTTCTTCATAAATCAAGTGGGAAAAAATTTAGatcaaaaaatgatattagggcatttatggaaaatcaGGGGCAATTCGACTTTGATccagaaaaatttgatttttgcattcatcgaaaaaagaaaaatcaaagtcAAAAAGTAAAACAAGATATCGTTGTGGATACTCCAAAAAAAATTAAGACTTTATTGCCTAAAACAAAGGCAACAGCAATAACTGAGAATTCTTTATCTGTTCCCCCAAGTACACCAGTTACAACATTATTATCTACATCAAGTACATCTATTAAAGATGGTG CTGTTTTTATTGGTGGACTTCGAGTAGAAATGGAGGACAGTGCTTATAAATGTCCGAAACAAGGGTGTAGTAAAACATTTAGGAAGGAAAATCTTCTACAAATGCATATAAAACATTATCATCcagaatattcgaaatttttgGGATCTACACCAAATGTTGCAGATTTAGCTTATGCAAGGACAATTGGGGAATCTGTTGAAGATATTATTCCAAAAAAGTCAAATAATTTGTTAGAAAAGTGCAATAAAtttggaaagagaaaatttattcaagaTAAATCATTGTATGTTTCATCATCTTCTGTAACAAGCACTCTTCAACCTATATCGCCAACAGCAATTGTACCAACAACAGTAGAAACAGAGGATGAAGTAGACCAAATGGAAAAATCCAATGATGCGCAAACAGACGATATTAAAATGGATAGAATGTCTCCAAGTTCTAGTCATAGTTTAGATATGGATGACGAAGTAGAACAAAAACAGGAAGATACATGTGCAATGTCACCAGGAACACTATTTGATATGAAAATTAGGGAAGAAAAAACGCAAAGTGGCATTAAGACACTTCTTCCGGTAAGACCAGCCATGTCTTCAGAATCACAGCGAATTGATAGATCAAAGTCTTTAGATGAAGCTATTCATATCGACAAAATTAAAGGACAAAGGAAACGACAATTATCAGAATATAGTTCTGATGCATTAAACAGAAGTAAAAGGCGACATG AATTTCCGGACGAGTATAGCGAGTTAGATGATAGTACTATGGATATAGAAGGAACAGGACCGACTACACCCACGTATAGATATAGTCGCAGAAAATCAGATTCAAGAAGTGATGAAAATAGCCAAAGTA gTCAACTAAATGATTCGCGTGTTGAAAAAGATGATCCTTTGAAAGGGAATATTGGTAAAAAAGATACTAATGATGGGGAag AGAATGAAGGAGTTATGATGATGATCAATGGTGAAATGGTGAAAGTTGAGCAGCTTCGTAgggaagaaataataaattgcacTTGTGGATTTATGGAAGAAGATGGATTGATGATTCAATGCGACCTTTGTTTGTGTTGGCAACATGGTCACTGCAATGcaatagaaaaggaaaaggatgTACCTGAGAAAtatgtttgttttatttgtcGAAATCCATATCGGCAACGATTatccaaaaaatattttcacgatcAAGATTGGATAAAAGAGGGAAAGTTACCAACATTATCTAGCCGAACAAAAAATCAGCATCGAGTTAATCAAAGAATAGCTATGTTAAAACGTTCTTATGATTTAGTTGCTGCTCTTTTACACATTCAGCAAGTTTTACACAGTTTAAGAGTAAAAATCAATGTAGCTCA aaagaaagatcATCCAAAGCTATATCTGTGGGCCAAAAATTGGGAAAAAGTTGAAGTACCAAAACCAAATGTCACACCAGTACCAATCATGGAGATTATGAAAGTAGGAAAAGAGTGTACAGAAATTCCAAGTGAAACTGAAgtaaaaactgaaacaaagTTCAGTTTAAGAGATGATCATGATGAAAAGTCGATAGCCTCAGATTCAGAATTAATGAAGATATTAGAAGAAGATAATATAACTCCAGATGAATCTAAAATTAACGgcaaaaaagaagatattataCATCAAACTAAAAGTCATATTCTTCTCGATGCACTTACGAAAAATGATACTTCAGaaggaaaatatacaaactcATTACCTTCAGAGGTGAAAACAGATAgag atttgTTAACCAATCAATCAGATATATACGAGAATAACGTATCTCCCACAACTATATCAGCGAATCACATACATGAAGAACTAAATGAACATGAAATGTCAGCACCGTTGCAACCTTTCATACCACAACCAGAAGCGCCAATTGACCCAGGAGAATGTCGAATGCGATTAATAGAACACATAGAACATTTTCAACATCATATAGATgcaaaattaacatttatcgAGGCAGAAGTTCGTG cTTTAGAAGCCATGGATCCTGAAGATACATCTACCTTAGATGTTCAGCCTCGAACTAAACAAACGGTTCAAATGCTTGTTCGAGATTTAAACACCGTGCGAAAATTAGCTGCTTTGtgttga
- the LOC132908950 gene encoding PHD finger protein 20 isoform X5, translating into MKRRRVASHVKRISLVRTMRMARKCCVRSCEADVQDVRTRGLPLHKFPKDINLRNRWLTSGGFEASFKPSPGQVVCHRHFKRADYEAAKGHKLLLRKGSVPSVFADYDNHPDPVIMSVKSSTSYAQEDLDLINSEILNLEQSTSSLNSGLRTLKSNNCGETCSSRPEPSVNSFNLIDSSELLDNGCKNINVKEENVYTVKQEINKNSEIEVNSMAVQLGIVESDIAIKHIQKDLAIKEELKSMEVEDEKTFDKPEELKPKIFNRGGLKFFPGAKLEAKDFNEKWYSAKVVETDWDEREVLIRFDKWSSRFDEWIPMDSSRLRVLQTQSNEQTWNLPSQETKMKDFSMGERILATWADGRKYPAKVNAVLGNDKYDVLFDDGYTKTIKSSKMTKIATTVTKQPSQTEEYIGSKQERRDKKRKHTVMELFHTHYRKRSKNETDKLIKKEGIIVNENVECHSENKIDLDGTLFGPCYDPGTDLLRGFDTNVSKMKAYPKKSKKEASKNEIDQVEDVGPEWIDGEPQGTESYIVDGNDGPRRSIIVADRRLPPGWQKHFTQRKAGTSAGKWDVLFLHKSSGKKFRSKNDIRAFMENQGQFDFDPEKFDFCIHRKKKNQSQKVKQDIVVDTPKKIKTLLPKTKATAITENSLSVPPSTPVTTLLSTSSTSIKDGAVFIGGLRVEMEDSAYKCPKQGCSKTFRKENLLQMHIKHYHPEYSKFLGSTPNVADLAYARTIGESVEDIIPKKSNNLLEKCNKFGKRKFIQDKSLYVSSSSVTSTLQPISPTAIVPTTVETEDEVDQMEKSNDAQTDDIKMDRMSPSSSHSLDMDDEVEQKQEDTCAMSPGTLFDMKIREEKTQSGIKTLLPVRPAMSSESQRIDRSKSLDEAIHIDKIKGQRKRQLSEYSSDALNRSKRRHEFPDEYSELDDSTMDIEGTGPTTPTYRYSRRKSDSRSDENSQSKNEGVMMMINGEMVKVEQLRREEIINCTCGFMEEDGLMIQCDLCLCWQHGHCNAIEKEKDVPEKYVCFICRNPYRQRLSKKYFHDQDWIKEGKLPTLSSRTKNQHRVNQRIAMLKRSYDLVAALLHIQQVLHSLRVKINVAQKKDHPKLYLWAKNWEKVEVPKPNVTPVPIMEIMKVGKECTEIPSETEVKTETKFSLRDDHDEKSIASDSELMKILEEDNITPDESKINGKKEDIIHQTKSHILLDALTKNDTSEGKYTNSLPSEVKTDRDLLTNQSDIYENNVSPTTISANHIHEELNEHEMSAPLQPFIPQPEAPIDPGECRMRLIEHIEHFQHHIDAKLTFIEAEVRALEAMDPEDTSTLDVQPRTKQTVQMLVRDLNTVRKLAALC; encoded by the exons ATGAAGCGACGACGTGTAGCGTCGCATGTTAAAAGGATATCGCTTGTGAGAACAATGAGAATGGCGCGCAAATGTTGCGTGCGTAGCTGTGAGGCCGATGTGCAAGATGTGCGTACTAGAGGGTTACCGCTtcataaatttccaaaagatattaatttaaggAACAGATGGTTGACTAGTGGTGGATTCGAAGCGAGCTTTAAACCTTCACCAGGTCAGGTTGTTTGTCATAGACACTTCAAACGAGCTGACTACGAAGCTGCTAAAGGACATAAATTACTTCTACGTAAGGGTAGCGTTCCGTCGGTTTTTGCAGATTATGACAATCATCCAG ATCCTGTAATTATGTCTGTAAAATCATCAACTTCCTATGCGCAAGAAGATTTAGATCTTATTAATTCTGAAATTCTGAACTTAGAACAATCTACCTCTTCACTGAATTCTGGTCTCAGAACATTAAAGTCTAATAATTGTGGAGAAACATGTTCGTCTCGACCGGAACCATCAGTTAATTCCTTCAATTTAATAGATTCATCAGAATTACTTGATAATGGATGTAAGAACATTAatgtgaaagaagaaaatgtatatactGTGAAACaagagataaataaaaattcagaaatagAAGTGAATTCTATGGCAGTGCAATTAGGTATTGTTGAATCTGATATAGCAATAAAACATATACAAAAAGATTTGGCCATTAAGGAAGAATTGAAAAGTATGGAAGTGGAAGATGAAAAAACATTTGATAAACCAGAAGAACTTAAaccaaaaatttttaatcgaggTGGACTAAAATTTTTTCCCGGAGCCAAATTGGAAGCGAaagatttcaatgaaaaatg GTATTCAGCGAAAGTAGTTGAAACTGATTGGGATGAACGAGAAGTATTGATACGTTTTGACAAGTGGAGTTCAAGGTTTGATGAATGGATACCTATGGATAGTTCAAGATTACGTGTATTGCAAACACAATCAaa cgAACAAACCTGGAATCTACCATCTCA ggaaacaaaaatgaaagacTTTTCAATGGGAGAAAGGATACTTGCTACGTGGGCTGATGGTAGAAAATATCCTGCTAAAGTAAATGCCGTCTTAGGAAACG ataAATATGATGTACTGTTTGATGATGGATATACAAAGACAATTAAATCGtcaaaaatgacaaaaattgCTACAACAGTCACAAAG CAACCTAGTCAAACTGAAGAATATATAGGAAGCAAGCAAGAAAGAAGggataagaaaagaaagcatACAGTGATGGAGTTATTTCATACACATTATAGAAAACGttcaaaaaatgaaacagataaattaataaaaaaggaaggaattaTAGTTAATGAAAATGTTGAATGCCAttcggaaaataaaattgatttagaTGGAACTTTATTTGGGCCCTGCTATGATCCAGGCACAGATTTATTACGTGGGTTTGACACCAATGTGTCTAAAATGAAAGCTTATcctaaaaaaagtaaaaaggaaGCATCTAAGAATGAAATAGATCAAGTAGAAGATGTGGGTCCTGAATGGATTGATGGAGAACCTCAGGGAACTGAATCTTATATAGTGGATGGAAATGATG GACCACGTCGATCAATAATAGTTGCAGACAGAAGATTACCGCCTGGATGGCAAAAACATTTTACTCAAAGAAAAGCTGGTACATCAGCTGGAAAATGGGATGTCCTATTTCTTCATAAATCAAGTGGGAAAAAATTTAGatcaaaaaatgatattagggcatttatggaaaatcaGGGGCAATTCGACTTTGATccagaaaaatttgatttttgcattcatcgaaaaaagaaaaatcaaagtcAAAAAGTAAAACAAGATATCGTTGTGGATACTCCAAAAAAAATTAAGACTTTATTGCCTAAAACAAAGGCAACAGCAATAACTGAGAATTCTTTATCTGTTCCCCCAAGTACACCAGTTACAACATTATTATCTACATCAAGTACATCTATTAAAGATGGTG CTGTTTTTATTGGTGGACTTCGAGTAGAAATGGAGGACAGTGCTTATAAATGTCCGAAACAAGGGTGTAGTAAAACATTTAGGAAGGAAAATCTTCTACAAATGCATATAAAACATTATCATCcagaatattcgaaatttttgGGATCTACACCAAATGTTGCAGATTTAGCTTATGCAAGGACAATTGGGGAATCTGTTGAAGATATTATTCCAAAAAAGTCAAATAATTTGTTAGAAAAGTGCAATAAAtttggaaagagaaaatttattcaagaTAAATCATTGTATGTTTCATCATCTTCTGTAACAAGCACTCTTCAACCTATATCGCCAACAGCAATTGTACCAACAACAGTAGAAACAGAGGATGAAGTAGACCAAATGGAAAAATCCAATGATGCGCAAACAGACGATATTAAAATGGATAGAATGTCTCCAAGTTCTAGTCATAGTTTAGATATGGATGACGAAGTAGAACAAAAACAGGAAGATACATGTGCAATGTCACCAGGAACACTATTTGATATGAAAATTAGGGAAGAAAAAACGCAAAGTGGCATTAAGACACTTCTTCCGGTAAGACCAGCCATGTCTTCAGAATCACAGCGAATTGATAGATCAAAGTCTTTAGATGAAGCTATTCATATCGACAAAATTAAAGGACAAAGGAAACGACAATTATCAGAATATAGTTCTGATGCATTAAACAGAAGTAAAAGGCGACATG AATTTCCGGACGAGTATAGCGAGTTAGATGATAGTACTATGGATATAGAAGGAACAGGACCGACTACACCCACGTATAGATATAGTCGCAGAAAATCAGATTCAAGAAGTGATGAAAATAGCCAAAGTA AGAATGAAGGAGTTATGATGATGATCAATGGTGAAATGGTGAAAGTTGAGCAGCTTCGTAgggaagaaataataaattgcacTTGTGGATTTATGGAAGAAGATGGATTGATGATTCAATGCGACCTTTGTTTGTGTTGGCAACATGGTCACTGCAATGcaatagaaaaggaaaaggatgTACCTGAGAAAtatgtttgttttatttgtcGAAATCCATATCGGCAACGATTatccaaaaaatattttcacgatcAAGATTGGATAAAAGAGGGAAAGTTACCAACATTATCTAGCCGAACAAAAAATCAGCATCGAGTTAATCAAAGAATAGCTATGTTAAAACGTTCTTATGATTTAGTTGCTGCTCTTTTACACATTCAGCAAGTTTTACACAGTTTAAGAGTAAAAATCAATGTAGCTCA aaagaaagatcATCCAAAGCTATATCTGTGGGCCAAAAATTGGGAAAAAGTTGAAGTACCAAAACCAAATGTCACACCAGTACCAATCATGGAGATTATGAAAGTAGGAAAAGAGTGTACAGAAATTCCAAGTGAAACTGAAgtaaaaactgaaacaaagTTCAGTTTAAGAGATGATCATGATGAAAAGTCGATAGCCTCAGATTCAGAATTAATGAAGATATTAGAAGAAGATAATATAACTCCAGATGAATCTAAAATTAACGgcaaaaaagaagatattataCATCAAACTAAAAGTCATATTCTTCTCGATGCACTTACGAAAAATGATACTTCAGaaggaaaatatacaaactcATTACCTTCAGAGGTGAAAACAGATAgag atttgTTAACCAATCAATCAGATATATACGAGAATAACGTATCTCCCACAACTATATCAGCGAATCACATACATGAAGAACTAAATGAACATGAAATGTCAGCACCGTTGCAACCTTTCATACCACAACCAGAAGCGCCAATTGACCCAGGAGAATGTCGAATGCGATTAATAGAACACATAGAACATTTTCAACATCATATAGATgcaaaattaacatttatcgAGGCAGAAGTTCGTG cTTTAGAAGCCATGGATCCTGAAGATACATCTACCTTAGATGTTCAGCCTCGAACTAAACAAACGGTTCAAATGCTTGTTCGAGATTTAAACACCGTGCGAAAATTAGCTGCTTTGtgttga